In a genomic window of Columba livia isolate bColLiv1 breed racing homer chromosome 4, bColLiv1.pat.W.v2, whole genome shotgun sequence:
- the PAQR3 gene encoding progestin and adipoQ receptor family member 3 isoform X1, translating into MRRGGQDAPEAVAERALHRAGELPLLARAGAPRHPPLHLRADSRLPEGQPLHHRRLPGLPALSPLPQKVRAGPAAPRRARQAEPRLTAPPLRLMSPRSLFILSNETVNIWSHLLGFVLFFTLGIYDLTAVLPAAGASREDFVICSVCLFCFQVCMLCSVGYHLFCCHRSEKTSRRWMALDYAGISIGILGCYVSGVFYAFYCNNYWRQVYLITVLAMILAVFFAQIHPSYLTQQWQRLRSIIFCSVSGYGIIPTIHWIWLNGGMGASIVQEFAPRVVVMYFIAAVAFLFYISKVPERYFPGQLNYLGSSHQVWHILAVVMLYWWHQSTVYIMQYRHSKPCPEYSTDL; encoded by the exons ATGCGGCGCGGCGGGCAGGATGCACCAGAAGCTGTTGCGGAGCGCGCACTACATCGAGCTGGGGAGCTACCACTACTGGCCCGTGCTGGTGCCCCGCGGCATCCGCCTCTACACCTACGAGCAGATTCCCGTCTTCCTGAAGGACAACCCCTACATCACCGACGGTTACCGGGCCTACCTGccctctcgcctctgcctcaaaAGGTGAGGGCAGGACCCGCTGCTCCGCGCCGGGCCCGTCAGGCTGAGCCCCGGCTCACCGCCCCGCCCCTGCGCCTTATGTCTCCTCGCAGCCTCTTCATCCTCTCCAACGAGACCGTCAACATCTGGAGCCACCTGCTGGGCTTCGTCCTCTTCTTCACGCTGGGCATCTACGACCTGACGGCTGTGCTGCCGGCCGCCGGCGCCTCCCGAGAGGACTTTGTAATCTGCTCTGTGTGCCTCTTCTGCTTCCAG GTCTGTATGCTTTGCTCAGTGGGATATCATCTTTTCTGTTGTCACCGCTCAGAGAAGACCAGTCGACGATGGATGGCATTAGATTATGCAGGAATTTCCATTGGTATCCTGGGCTGCTATGTGTCAGGCGTGTTTTATGCATTTTATTGTAATAAC tactGGCGTCAGGTATATTTGATCACTGTGCTGGCAATGATCTTGGCAGTATTTTTCGCTCAGATTCATCCCAGTTACCTCACACAGCAGTGGCAAAGATTGCGTTCCATCATCTTTTGCTCAGTGTCTGGATATGGAATTATTCCCACTATCCACTGGATTTGGCTCAACGGTGGCATGGGTGCATCTATTGTAcag gaGTTTGCTCCGCGAGTAGTTGTCATGTACTTCATCGCTGCTGTAGCTTTTCTCTTCTATATTTCCAAAGTTCCAGAAAGATACTTCCCAG GGCAGCTGAACTACCTCGGCTCTAGTCACCAAGTATGGCACATCCTTGCGGTTGTGATGCTGTATTGGTGGCATCAATCCACAGTGTACATCATGCAATACAGGCACAGCAAACCCTGTCCTGAGTACAGCACAGACTTGTGA
- the PAQR3 gene encoding progestin and adipoQ receptor family member 3 isoform X2, translated as MHQKLLRSAHYIELGSYHYWPVLVPRGIRLYTYEQIPVFLKDNPYITDGYRAYLPSRLCLKSLFILSNETVNIWSHLLGFVLFFTLGIYDLTAVLPAAGASREDFVICSVCLFCFQVCMLCSVGYHLFCCHRSEKTSRRWMALDYAGISIGILGCYVSGVFYAFYCNNYWRQVYLITVLAMILAVFFAQIHPSYLTQQWQRLRSIIFCSVSGYGIIPTIHWIWLNGGMGASIVQEFAPRVVVMYFIAAVAFLFYISKVPERYFPGQLNYLGSSHQVWHILAVVMLYWWHQSTVYIMQYRHSKPCPEYSTDL; from the exons ATGCACCAGAAGCTGTTGCGGAGCGCGCACTACATCGAGCTGGGGAGCTACCACTACTGGCCCGTGCTGGTGCCCCGCGGCATCCGCCTCTACACCTACGAGCAGATTCCCGTCTTCCTGAAGGACAACCCCTACATCACCGACGGTTACCGGGCCTACCTGccctctcgcctctgcctcaaaAG CCTCTTCATCCTCTCCAACGAGACCGTCAACATCTGGAGCCACCTGCTGGGCTTCGTCCTCTTCTTCACGCTGGGCATCTACGACCTGACGGCTGTGCTGCCGGCCGCCGGCGCCTCCCGAGAGGACTTTGTAATCTGCTCTGTGTGCCTCTTCTGCTTCCAG GTCTGTATGCTTTGCTCAGTGGGATATCATCTTTTCTGTTGTCACCGCTCAGAGAAGACCAGTCGACGATGGATGGCATTAGATTATGCAGGAATTTCCATTGGTATCCTGGGCTGCTATGTGTCAGGCGTGTTTTATGCATTTTATTGTAATAAC tactGGCGTCAGGTATATTTGATCACTGTGCTGGCAATGATCTTGGCAGTATTTTTCGCTCAGATTCATCCCAGTTACCTCACACAGCAGTGGCAAAGATTGCGTTCCATCATCTTTTGCTCAGTGTCTGGATATGGAATTATTCCCACTATCCACTGGATTTGGCTCAACGGTGGCATGGGTGCATCTATTGTAcag gaGTTTGCTCCGCGAGTAGTTGTCATGTACTTCATCGCTGCTGTAGCTTTTCTCTTCTATATTTCCAAAGTTCCAGAAAGATACTTCCCAG GGCAGCTGAACTACCTCGGCTCTAGTCACCAAGTATGGCACATCCTTGCGGTTGTGATGCTGTATTGGTGGCATCAATCCACAGTGTACATCATGCAATACAGGCACAGCAAACCCTGTCCTGAGTACAGCACAGACTTGTGA